The Tamandua tetradactyla isolate mTamTet1 chromosome 23, mTamTet1.pri, whole genome shotgun sequence genome includes a window with the following:
- the THUMPD1 gene encoding THUMP domain-containing protein 1, producing MATPTQQPPQPSGGKRKGKAQYVQAKRARRCDAGGPRQLEPGLQGILITCNMNERKCVEEAYSLLNEYGDDLYGPEKFAEKDQQPSGSEEEDDDVEAALKKEVGDIKASTEMRLRRFQSVESGANNVVFIRTLGIEPEKLVHHILQDMYKTKKKKTRVILRMLPISGTCKAFLEDMKKYAETFLEPWFKAPNKGTFQIVYKSRNNSHMNREEVIKELAGIVGSLNSENKVDLTNPQYTVVVEIIKAVCCLSVVKDYMLFRKYNLQEVVKNAKDLSQLNPKQTVQVGNGKEAKLESGDKSNQSDTAEGKNNQQVVPENSQEVGKTEPKSGTSLVNEGGAKPEVAS from the exons ATGGCCACCCCCACCCAGCAGCCACCTCAGCCAAGCGGTGGGAAGCGCAAAGGAAAGGCGCAGTATGTGCAAGCCAAGCGGGCCCGGCGTTGTGACGCCGGCGGGCCCCGACAGCTGGAGCCTGGGCTACAGGGCATCCTTATCACTTGCAACATGAACGAGCGCAAGTGCGTAGAGGAGGCCTATAGCCTGCTCAACGAATACGGCGACGACCTGTACGGGCCAGAAAAG TTTGCAGAGAAGGATCAGCAGCCCTCCGGAAGTGAGGAAGAAGACGATGATGTGGAGGCTGCCTTGAAGAAAGAAGTTGGTGACATAAAGGCATCTACAGAGATGAGACTAAGAAGATTCCAGTCAGTGGAGAGTGGAGCAAATAATGTAGTCTTCATCAGGACACTTGGAATAG aacCTGAGAAATTGGTGCATCATATTCTCCAGGATATGTACAaaaccaaaaagaagaagactCGGGTTATTCTACGAATGTTACCCATCTCTGGCACATGCAAGGCTTTCTTAGAGGATATGAAAAAATATGCAGAAACGTTTTTGGAACCCTGGTTTAAAGCTCCAAATAAAGGGACATTTCAGATAGTAtataaatctagaaataacagtcacaTGAATAGAGAAGAAGTTATCAAAGAATTGGCAG GAATAGTTGGCAGCCTCAATTCGGAAAATAAAGTGGATCTTACCAACCCACAGTACACAGTGGTAGTAGAAATCATCAAAGCTGTCTGTTGCCTGAGTGTTGTGAAAGATTACATGTTGTTCAGAAAATACAATCTCCAGGAAGTGGTAAAAAATGCTAAGGACCTGTCACAGCTTAACCCAAAGCAGACAGTGCAAGTAGGAAATGGGAAAGAAGCTAAATTGGAATCTGGTGACAAATCAAATCAAAGTGATAcggcagaaggaaaaaataaccaGCAGGTGGTACCAGAGAATAGCCAAGAGGTGGGGAAAACAGAACCAAAGTCTGGCACATCGTTGGTGAATGAGGGAGGAGCTAAGCCTGAAGTTGCAAGTTAA